The DNA region GCCAGCAGGAAAAAGGGCCTGAAGCCGTGGCTGAACAGCGCCGGTCCGGTGAACTGTCGCTTCCGCTCGGCGCTGCCTGCCATGCTCTGCCCTCCTTGTCCTCTGGCCTCAACCGAATTGAGCGGCCGAGGGGCCGAAATGCTCGTAATGGATACGGTCATCCGGGACATTGGCGGCCCTAAGGCCCTGGATCATTGCCGCCATGAAGCCGGTCGGGCCACATATGAAGTAATCCGCAATCTCGGGATTGCCGATGCGGGCCAGCCATTCCGGGGTGATCCGCCCGGCATGGACATCGGCCTCGCCGTCATGTTGCTCGTAGAAAACATGGCTTTCATGGGCGAGATGCAGATGCCGGGCGCGCATCGCGTGCTGGCTGGCATCGCGCGCGGCATGGACATGGATCATGCGCAGCGCGCCGCCGCCGTAGCCTTCCAGCATCGAGATCATTGGCGTTATGCCGACCCCACCCGAAAGCAGCACGACCTCGCGCTTGCCCGCCGGGTCCAGGAAGAACTCTCCGGCCGGGGCTGATACCTCGACGACATGCCCAGGCGCGACCGCGTCATGCAACCAGTTCGAGATCCGCCCGCCCGGCTCGCGCTTGACGGTGATGCGGTAGTCCCGCCCGTTCGGCGCCGACGAGATCGAATAGTTGCGACGGAATTCTTCGCCCTTGGCGGGGCTGAAGCGGAAGCTCAGATATTGACCGGGCCGATGCGCAAGCACCGGGCTGCCATCCTCGGGTTCGAGCAGGAACGAGGTGATTTCAGCCGTTTCGGGGGTCTTGGCGACGACGCGGAAGCGCCGCCAGCCACGCCAGCCGCCCGGTGCCTGCTCCGAGGTCGCGTAGATCTGCTCCTCGCGTCCGATCAGCGTGTCGGCAAGGAACCAATAGGCTTCTCCCCATGCGGCAAGGATTTCCGGGGTCGCGGCCTCGCCCAGGACCTCGCTGACCGCGCCCAGCAGGGCCGTTGCGACATGGGGGTAATGCTCGGGCAGGATCTGCAGCCCGACATGTTTCTGGGCAATGCGCTCCAGCGCCGCTCCCAGCACTGCGGGATTGCGGATATGAGACGCGTAGGCGACCAGTGCGCCCGCCAGCGCCTTGTGCTGCGGCGAACTGCCCTGCTGATGCGACATGTTGAAAAGCGCGCGAATCTGGGGATCGGATAGCAGGCGCCGATACATGAAGGGCACGATCTGATCGATATGGGCAGCCACGACCGGCGCGGTCGTCTCGATAAGGGACAGGGTGTTCTCGGAAAGCGGCTTGGGCATGACGTCCTCCTGACGCTGATTGATGTTTCCGCCGCGACGGAGATAATACCCACTTCAAAAAGATGCTAATCAAATGTATCTTTATCGCCTGCGA from Paracoccus sp. MBLB3053 includes:
- the hmpA gene encoding NO-inducible flavohemoprotein, whose translation is MPKPLSENTLSLIETTAPVVAAHIDQIVPFMYRRLLSDPQIRALFNMSHQQGSSPQHKALAGALVAYASHIRNPAVLGAALERIAQKHVGLQILPEHYPHVATALLGAVSEVLGEAATPEILAAWGEAYWFLADTLIGREEQIYATSEQAPGGWRGWRRFRVVAKTPETAEITSFLLEPEDGSPVLAHRPGQYLSFRFSPAKGEEFRRNYSISSAPNGRDYRITVKREPGGRISNWLHDAVAPGHVVEVSAPAGEFFLDPAGKREVVLLSGGVGITPMISMLEGYGGGALRMIHVHAARDASQHAMRARHLHLAHESHVFYEQHDGEADVHAGRITPEWLARIGNPEIADYFICGPTGFMAAMIQGLRAANVPDDRIHYEHFGPSAAQFG